CAAGGCGAGCCAGCGGTCGAAATTGGCCGCACTCATGGCGCCTTCGTGGCGCAGATGGGCGACCATCGGTTGCCCCTTATACCGCCCGCTCGTGAGCATGACGGACGACCAGAAGGCCTGCAACTTTTCAATATGCTCGTCCCAGTCGTCGATTGCGCCATCGAAAATTGGACCCAGAACCGGATCGGCCCTGACGCGCGCGTAAAATTCCGGAACGAGTTTCGTGAGGTCCTGCTCCGAGAGCTCAAGTCTCATCCTGTCTTCCATATCAGGCCGCCACGGCGTCTTCATAGGCTTGCGCCTCTGCGGCGATGAGAATGTCGGCGAGCATCCAATAGGCTTCGCCCCAGGCCGCCAGCACCTCGTCGGTCGCGACATCGGGGCCGAGTACATCGCGGATCGCAGGAAGCAAGGCTTCGGCGACATAGGGATAATGCTCGGCCTTGACGCCGGTTTCGACATGGCGCGCGACCATTCGCGAGACGGCCGGGCCAAGGTTCGCGAGCTTGTCGATGTTGCGGGCGTAGGCAAGGATCGCACCGGCAAGCCGTCGCGGCTGCTCGCCGCTGCTCTGCGCGGCCTTGTCGAACAGGGCCTCGATGGCGGGATCCCGAAAGAGCCGCGCGTACATGGCGGTAGTGATCTCGACGCCATGCTTCTCAAGTGCCGGCGCGGTCGATTTGACGATGGTCATGGCATGGGGAGAGGCGGTGCGCATGCTGTGTTCCTTTGTCTCGATTGGTGCCGCGGCTGTCAGGCGGCGGGATGATAGGTCAGGATATCGGTCAGGGCGTCCGTCAGTTCGTCGCCCGTCAGCGGCTTTTCGATCAGCCGGGCGCCGAGCGCCGCGGCGGAGGCGCGGAGGGTGCGGTCAGGGTGCGTCACAAGCAGAATGGCCGGCGACGCGTTCCCCTCCG
The Sphingopyxis macrogoltabida genome window above contains:
- a CDS encoding group III truncated hemoglobin; translated protein: MKTPWRPDMEDRMRLELSEQDLTKLVPEFYARVRADPVLGPIFDGAIDDWDEHIEKLQAFWSSVMLTSGRYKGQPMVAHLRHEGAMSAANFDRWLALWQKTTGDILDPDNAAALQAKAARIAESLQLGVQFQSERLARS
- a CDS encoding globin domain-containing protein encodes the protein MRTASPHAMTIVKSTAPALEKHGVEITTAMYARLFRDPAIEALFDKAAQSSGEQPRRLAGAILAYARNIDKLANLGPAVSRMVARHVETGVKAEHYPYVAEALLPAIRDVLGPDVATDEVLAAWGEAYWMLADILIAAEAQAYEDAVAA